GGCCAAGTTCATGTAGAACACGGATCGCGACTCTACTGGATGAACCACAACTGTTACCGAACTCTTATCACTGTGAAGGGCGGTTGTCTCAGTTAAGCTATCAGAGGTCAGCTTGTACAACTTTGAAGGGTTTGATACCTTGTCTTTCTTCAACTCTGATAAGTCAACCTGGTGGAATGAGTCAAACACCTTAGGGTCAAAGTCAGCCTCCCTTTCGCTCTTGAATTTGTTGTAAGCCTTCTCCATCTCGTCGACTTGCTCCTTCGTTAGCTTTGAGACTCTTTCCCTTAGGTGGTCTGAGACTTTCTTGTTGAACTCCTTTTCAAACTTTGAAGACTCCACTGCTTCCAAGTGCAATGTGACCCTTGTGTTGTTGTTCAACAAGTGCTTCTTAACCAGGTTAGACAAGTATGAGCACGAATCATCGGAGAAGACCCTAAGCTTAAGCTCTGGGAAGAGCTGTTCGAACCTCAAGAGCTCAAATGGGTCCTTTCCTTCCTGATATCTTGGCTTAACTAACCTCAATAGAGCCAGACCCCTCGGGTAGTACCCTCTTCTGTGTTCTTTCATTTCATATTTCTTTTCAGTGTGCTTGAACTCTACCTTGTTTAGGGCTGCCTCTACTGCCTTCCTGTTGAACCCCTTGGTGACGACCTCAGTTAGCGCTTCCAAAACCATCTTCTCAAAGGTCTTTGCGTTGGAGTCCCTTGTTTTTTCAGTGTACTTGACTCCCGTGACTCCAAACATGAAGGAAAGGTACTCGTAAGCTGGGAAGTATTCGTCAAGTCCTGGTCCGACCCTTCTTGTTGCAAACTTGGATGACACGAGTTTGTTCAGTAGGACACTTTCCGAGCTCTCCAAAAGCAGGTATGACAGTACTTCCAAGGCGAGTTTGTCAACTGAATCGAGGTCATACTTCTTCGAGCCTTTGTGTGACGGATTCAGCACCCACCCCATCATGAACATGTCCTCGTCCTTGGTTTTGGAGCTGAACTGTTCCTTGACGTGTTTCGGCTTGTCTCTGTACTCCTCGGTCAAAGAGAGCTTGTCCAAAACCTCTTGAGATGCAGTGTGTGACAGCTGGCCTGTTTTGGGATCTGGTGAAACTCCTACGTTGTGCTTCCTGAGGTAGTTGTCCACGTATTCAAGTCTCCTGTAAACATCGTTTGGCCCGTAGAAGTAGACGGAAGCTGTTTTTGGCCCGTAAAACGTCTTGTAAAAGTCTTCCAGCTCCTTTTGGGTCAATTCAACCAGATCTTCAGGATTGCCACCGCTGTCAAACTTGAAAGGGTTGGTGAACAGGTTGTGGTAGAGGACGCTGGTTCCAAAGTCCACTGGGTCTGAGAACTTCCTCTTCTTCATTTCGTTGTAAACCACTCCCGAGTAAGTCACGTGGCGTCCATGTACATTGACTCCCAGTTCCTTGGTGTTTGAGTTCTTGTCGTTTTCCTTGGTGACCTTGTAGTGCCAGCCCTCTTGCTTCAAAACGTCGTGATCTTGTGGGAACGAAGGTCTGAAGAAGGCGTCCATCATGTAGTCCGCAGTGTGGTAGTAGGACTTTTCGTTGAGTGACGAGAAGTAGAACCTTGTCCTGTCCCTGAAAAACAGTGCGTTGAGGAACGAAACATATGCCGAGGCCACATTGTGATAAAAGAAGTTGAACGTGTTGTATGTTTTCGTTCTGACCAGCACTGCGTGTTCCAATACATGTGCAGCTCCGCGGTCGTTGGACAGGTAAGTTGGTGCGCAAACATCAAAGCACATTTCTTTTCTGGAGTCATTGGTCTTAAATGAGAGCACTGTCAGTCCCGTGGCCTTGTGTGAGTAGTACGTTCCCACCATGTTGAAATCTGGGAGGAAGGTTGTCATCAGCTTGTCATATGCTTCGTGTTCGACCTCCATTGCTTCCTTGACCCATTTGTACTTCGGATCATCCAGGTACACGTCGAATCTTGGTGACTCACGCTTTTTGTGCAGCGGATCGGCATACTTGTATGATTCATACGTCCCTAGCTGTCCGACTGTTGAATGGAATGAGCCCTTGGGGAGAAATTGCTTTTGAACATCCATGTTGAGTGAGAAATGAGTCGAATTTGAATTGGAATAAGAAAATGAATGACTGAATGAAATGGAAGGATGTGTCTTAAGTTGGTTTTGTAAGGTAAAACATTAAACGGTTGGTGTTGTGAAATTGGCGCAGTATTTaacttaaaaatgaagGCACATCCgcaaaaaaattaaaaattaacgaGTTAAGGGAATAAAATGGCGAATAAAACCCAACTATGGATTTTATTTGTCTTAATGGTGTATAAAGAACCTAACGTAGGAaagtaaaatgtgtaattagGAAGAATAttacacaaattaaaaaatttcaaaCGGACAGTTCTGACCTTGTTACGACGTAAACCTGATCATTAGGGTGTATAACAAGGTATTGCTGTGGGGCCACGATGATGAATTGTTTGAGGTCGTTGTTGGCGAACGGGATTTGATATGTCCTCAGTATGCCTACACATATCTTTTGTTCCGATGACAGATAGTATTTGAAGAGCATCCCGAAGTTTCTGCCGTAGAATGTCATGGGCACATTTTCCAGTGTTATTGTTCCtccatttattttataattttcagTCTCAAGTCTTCCACCTTCTAACATTGATTCTACCGACTTGTGAACTACGGAGTATTCCGACTTTGAGTTAGAGTGCGCCAGAATTGAGTAGAACATGTCCTGGACGAATATACACCCTGAGGCGATCTCGTAGCTTGACATGAACTCTCCGTAGTTTTCCCAACACTTGTTTTGGACGTAGTCCTTAGATGTGACGTCCACATTTACTATCAATGAGGGGTCGACATACTCCAGACATGATGCGTGTGACACATCTAGTATTATGTTCAGCGTTGACTTTGTGTCCTTCTCATCATCCATTATTTCATGAACTAGTCTGTTTACAAACAACACTTGTGAGTCTTTTGATAGGTTCTCTCTTCTTCCTTTATCCCTCGTATGGTGAAAATTgaatactattatacatgATGCTTCTCTTATCCCTGTGGAATATTAGTAACTATTTCCATTACCTGCGTTAGTTAGATATGTAATATCCATCGGCGATCCATCCATGTACACCACTTTGTCACAATACTCTTCCAGTGTCCACGGCTCCTCTTCCTCCACGGACTCACTTGGGGCCAGGATTACTACATTGTAACTGCTGTCCTTCAGCAGATAACTGAAAATGTTTATGTTCTCGTAAAATACCTTAGAAAAACCTTCAAATCATATGGCCAACCGCACACCAGTACGAACTGGTGGTTTTCGAATACATTTTGTTGTGCGTAATAGTAGCTATGTACTGAATATATACCTCTATACTTCACCAAGTTTTCCAGAGATCCCGACTCCCTTATGAATGACAGGTGTGACATTGCTGAACACAATGAAATTACTACACTTACAATGTGATCTCTTTTTATTGGCGAAAGAGTGTggttttttaatttcatgtTCTTCTGGGGTATACTTTGCTGTAGACGCGACGACAACCTCTGCCAATGACTCTGCAATTACGAGTGCGTAGCATTCCTCGTCATTCTCTCCTATGATGTATTGAACTGGGTTCAATACACATTCGTTATTTGACAACACTATCCCTATCAGAAATATATTCCTTTCTGTGTACAGATATTTTCCAAATTCTTGAAATGTCGAtcctaaatattatattacatttttaaacattatattatatttctaaatattatattatatttctaaatattatattatatttctaaatattatattatatttctaaatattatattatatttctaaataatattgtgttTATCCTAGTACCATATGCTGATTTAGGgaatttcattttaaagAGCTGAAACATCATTCCTCGAAACAATTCATCCATTTGTTTCTGTATGTTGTAAACTGAAATTTCCACTGATTCTGATGATGTAGAGGTTTTGTTAACCGTTTGAGGTTGTTCTTCATTGAGTTGCTCTgcaaaattttatttaaataacctATAGAAAATGAAGTACCTGtcaataaaaataagttacacatttcctCAACGTGGACTTTACTTCTACTAATATTAGTTGGTGAGTGGAATAGCGATGAAATCAGATAAAACAGGCCTCTGCAGTACACACTAGAGGAAAACATTCTATACTTCAAATCCCTGTTGTAAAAAACCTATAAAGACATTATTACCCCACTTGGTTACATCTTCAAATTCTGATTTTGACATCAGTGGCTTGTATTCTGAGCCGTGGAGTTGTATTGATAATGAAATCCCCAGCGGCTTTGATATGTTTAGAGTTGCCATACCGCtaaattttgttatttcTGTAAATCTTACATCAGAATTGCTCTTCTATCGTcgtttataatatattcattGAAATTTGGAGAGAGGTTGGCGTCCATATCGTTTACCAGAACCGTATGTTTGGAGTTGAAGAGGAGCTGAAACCACTAcgattttaataaaatacctttgATATATACGATGGTGTGTTGAACGTTGATGAGCCACCAAAGATGATCAGTTTTATTCCAGTGTTCTGAGTCACTGCCATATAAACAGTTTCATAGTATTTGAGTGGGAGGGGAGAAGCTACAACTACATTTGAAATTGAGGTTTGGTATGTGTtataaacacatttacaaAATGTCAGGAGTTGCCAATCTGAGATTGCACCCCAAAAGAATATATATTCTTCGGTGATCTTTCCCGTTCCTAAACCTTATCtaaaaacatattttattaccaATTTTATGCGTGTTTTCTGCAGTTGATAGTTTTATTCTCTTCGACTGCGTTGCGGCTATTGTTACACACAAAATGATGAACAATACACACAGGAAACGGCCTGTAAGTGTCACCGGGCTGAAATCACCGTATCCAActacaattttatttaggGATTTCTATAAGTAATTACCTGTTGCCATGGTCGCTACTGAGAAATATATGAAATCGAATGGCTTCACAAAGTTAATATCCTTTCTTGGTGCTTCCAGAAGAAACAATAGTCCCGAAAACCTATCAATTGTCAATCATCAATTGTACGTAATCAACTATTAACAGTCattactaaattaataataatatacgACAAAATCAATGCTAGAATTGAGGCGGTGATCCCGATAAAAACTGTATAAAACTCCGAAATCCATGTAAAGCTTCTACTTATAAAATACTCTGTTTGGAAAAGCCTCAGGAACCTCAAGGACCCGAACTAAAAAtactattgttaatttatactaaCGAATAAAAGTCCGAAATTGTGAATTTGTTTTCCGTCATTTTCTAAATGGTAATGTGAGACcagtattataatttcCGTGATTGCCGGTGTCATCGTGAGGTCAATAATCCCGTAGAATGAGAATATATATCTGAAACATATTGgccttaaaatttttttacttaaATCTTGATGGATATACATATAGGTTCATAATGTACGTTATTCCAAAGATGATTTGGAAAGCTGATTCGAGGTACCAATATTCTCTTGGTACTGCATCCATTCTCCAGTGAAACAGGTTGTGGTCATTTTCATCCCTGTCATTTTGTttcaatttaataaataccTATCCATATATATTGCTGCCCACTCCCAGACTGCAAACCAAGATATTGTTATCAGTAAGCTTGAAATGACCCATATTTTGCTGATTAACACTGTTCTTACCAAATGTAGTTGAAACCATGCTCGGAAACACTTCACAAATCTTTTAAGTTTAGTTTCTAAAAATCATTGTTGAACTTTAATCTAACCCTTTGGATACTCTTCTGATATTGATCCTTTTACATTAAACACTCTTCCTCCCATTGTCATGAAGGTTTTATCTTTGTATCCGATATCTTCAGACCcatatttgataaaagGCCTGTCACTTCTCAGCGTCAATGAGCGATAAAATGACGACTTATGCAAAAAGGAATGCTGAGAACTTAGTAGGCTACTTGAATAATCTTCTTGAAGTGGTTCCGAGACTAAATAATGTCAACTTGATGAATAGTTAATGCCAATTTAGTGGATGTTATATCTTAGTGTAATAAACAGTAAAAAACTACCTTCCAGATCTGCCGGTTGcgataatttatcatttttattttcgGATAGCTTTTTTGAGGctgaatattttaaatgtgtatgaGATTAGGAGTTACCTATCCTTCTACGGCGGTCGCTTATGAGTTTGGAGGTGCGTAATCTTCCTTTTGTGCTATATGATACTGTAAAAAACTTGTTTAGGAAGAAGATAATTGTATTGAAGTTTATTAGTATGAAGGATATGAAGGTTATCGAGGTTTGTATTGCGATTGAGTACAAGGGCGAGAGTGGCAGCCTTATACATGTTCTGACGGTTGCGAAGATGATAAAAACTGTTATTAATGCTCCTGCAAGCTCATCTACAATACCTATAAACTTGAAATAGTTGGAAGATATCATAcaaatgtatataaatgaaGTTTATGTGAATTACGGATGGGGTCCTGGATGTGCATCAAATTAAAgcaattaatttatatgtaGTCTTTTATAGTCGCCGGAGGCTTCATCTGACG
Above is a window of Theileria parva strain Muguga chromosome 2, complete sequence, whole genome shotgun sequence DNA encoding:
- the PREP1 gene encoding Peptidase M16C associated family protein, which encodes MDVQKQFLPKGSFHSTVGQLGTYESYKYADPLHKKRESPRFDVYLDDPKYKWVKEAMEVEHEAYDKLMTTFLPDFNMVGTYYSHKATGLTVLSFKTNDSRKEMCFDVCAPTYLSNDRGAAHVLEHAVLVRTKTYNTFNFFYHNVASAYVSFLNALFFRDRTRFYFSSLNEKSYYHTADYMMDAFFRPSFPQDHDVLKQEGWHYKVTKENDKNSNTKELGVNVHGRHVTYSGVVYNEMKKRKFSDPVDFGTSVLYHNLFTNPFKFDSGGNPEDLVELTQKELEDFYKTFYGPKTASVYFYGPNDVYRRLEYVDNYLRKHNVGVSPDPKTGQLSHTASQEVLDKLSLTEEYRDKPKHVKEQFSSKTKDEDMFMMGWVLNPSHKGSKKYDLDSVDKLALEVLSYLLLESSESVLLNKLVSSKFATRRVGPGLDEYFPAYEYLSFMFGVTGVKYTEKTRDSNAKTFEKMVLEALTEVVTKGFNRKAVEAALNKVEFKHTEKKYEMKEHRRGYYPRGLALLRLVKPRYQEGKDPFELLRFEQLFPELKLRVFSDDSCSYLSNLVKKHLLNNNTRVTLHLEAVESSKFEKEFNKKVSDHLRERVSKLTKEQVDEMEKAYNKFKSEREADFDPKVFDSFHQVDLSELKKDKVSNPSKLYKLTSDSLTETTALHSDKSSVTVVVHPVESRSVFYMNLAVSVDSLTVEELKYLKVFTSLLGLSKNDKLSSEEVSYKRDNAMGNLWFSTFFSTQTNNSTYDDPTKSVGFLVVRAKSLKHTVNEMVDVVTEALSKADFSDSKKGVEVVKRTLSFVAQLSLDQAHKFALRRMASKFSVSDYADEVVNGYSQLNFLKETLVPLAEKDWSKVESKLNEMRTKLLSMKNLTVNLGGDSELLDSFLDDSTTFHSKLSSTFKNDSKSSDKVWVKEVLDKKLMETVDKNEVLVMPVRNNYVGVGGKLFDKSDKKSGSHQVVLHFLLWNFLYKQLRASRSAYGVHAYLLKTGHVALVSYADPNFLETLEVYKKVPSALLQAHEVLTDKALKMFVSGTLSTMDREEHPDDLVYSRLTSKLRGETEEWSLKNRKEVLETTKEVFKQVADKFNKSKDWLNVTSVVNKSSADTAPSSYKKLT
- a CDS encoding Ion channel family protein; translated protein: MISSNYFKFIGIVDELAGALITVFIIFATVRTCIRLPLSPLYSIAIQTSITFISFILINFNTIIFFLNKFFTVSYSTKGRLRTSKLISDRRRRIASKKLSENKNDKLSQPADLEVSEPLQEDYSSSLLSSQHSFLHKSSFYRSLTLRSDRPFIKYGSEDIGYKDKTFMTMGGRVFNVKGSISEEYPKETKLKRFVKCFRAWFQLHLVRTVLISKIWVISSLLITISWFAVWEWAAIYMDRDENDHNLFHWRMDAVPREYWYLESAFQIIFGITYIFSFYGIIDLTMTPAITEIIILVSHYHLENDGKQIHNFGLLFFGSLRFLRLFQTEYFISRSFTWISEFYTVFIGITASILALILSFSGLLFLLEAPRKDINFVKPFDFIYFSVATMATVGYGDFSPVTLTGRFLCVLFIILCVTIAATQSKRIKLSTAENTHKIGTGKITEEYIFFWGAISDWQLLTFCKCVYNTYQTSISNVVVASPLPLKYYETVYMAVTQNTGIKLIIFGGSSTFNTPSYISKLLFNSKHTVLVNDMDANLSPNFNEYIINDDRRAILIGMATLNISKPLGISLSIQLHGSEYKPLMSKSEFEDVFYNRDLKYRMFSSSVYCRGLFYLISSLFHSPTNISRSKVHVEEMCNLFLLTEQLNEEQPQTVNKTSTSSESVEISVYNIQKQMDELFRGMMFQLFKMKFPKSAYGSTFQEFGKYLYTERNIFLIGIVLSNNECVLNPVQYIIGENDEECYALVIAESLAEVVVASTAKYTPEEHEIKKPHSFANKKRSHSMSHLSFIRESGSLENLVKYRGIYSVHSYYYAQQNVFENHQFVLVCGWPYDLKVFLSYLLKDSSYNVVILAPSESVEEEEPWTLEEYCDKVVYMDGSPMDITYLTNAGIREASCIIVFNFHHTRDKGRRENLSKDSQVLFVNRLVHEIMDDEKDTKSTLNIILDVSHASCLEYVDPSLIVNVDVTSKDYVQNKCWENYGEFMSSYEIASGCIFVQDMFYSILAHSNSKSEYSVVHKSVESMLEGGRLETENYKINGGTITLENVPMTFYGRNFGMLFKYYLSSEQKICVGILRTYQIPFANNDLKQFIIVAPQQYLVIHPNDQVYVVTRSELSV